One window of the Zea mays cultivar B73 chromosome 3, Zm-B73-REFERENCE-NAM-5.0, whole genome shotgun sequence genome contains the following:
- the LOC103649936 gene encoding small G protein signaling modulator 1 isoform X2 encodes MPQVKSSYDGAGGDYIKWMCGAGGRPGGAMASLHRGVGSLVRDISDPCLNPSPGNRMLKPERWHACFDSDGKAICFRKALKFIVLGGVDPSIRAEVWEFLIGCYTLSTTAEYRGKLRAARREKYRYLIKQCQSMHTSIGTGELAYAVGSKLMDVRTLPKETEGGEVSTSQQAEHEVPCSLAENSNLIYGSGCTTRPHKRKICSKSAETVGFNQHNDNSRGSGDCDVIGEPRYDSDAFIDFPSLTGTNLVANGDGDSNGVEENPCNFLVSEHRVRPHDEHMHSFQINNNIDLIIESNTFSNDIFRPSSSDSAIFHSDAYKHDRWLDDTGYSEEIIDSLRISDAPESDLVDGMKSNGSIADKDRVSEWLWTLHRIVVDVVRTDSHLDFYGESRNMARMSDILAVYAWVDPSTGYCQGMSDLLSPFVVIYEDDADAFWCFEMLLRRMRENFQMEGPTGVMKQLQALWKIMELTDAELFEHFSAIGAESLHFAFRMLLVLFRRELSFEESLIMWEMMWAADFDEEAVRHLEENCLEPLLVDLSNGLSSEVKEVHRINSSTRRKPRTRKCHSRNGEICGACHPGMKSSTRNHLCGLSGATIWARPQQMPHPSASVLAKGGDYELPIFCVAAILIINRQKIIRGTHSIDDAIKMFNDNVLKINVKRCVRLAIKLRKKYLYKSLKGGSSDDKES; translated from the exons ATGCCCCAAGTGAAGTCCAGCTACGATGGCGCCGGCGGGGACTACATTAAGTGGATGTgcggcgccggcggccgcccgggCGGCGCCATGGCCAGCCTCCACCGCGGGGTGGGCTCCCTTGTTCGTGACATCAGCGACCCCTGCCTCAATCCCTCCCCA GGAAACAGAATGCTGAAACCAGAAAGATGGCACGCGTGTTTTGACAGTGACGGGAAGGCTATATGTTTCCGTAAAGCCCTTAAGTTCATTGTCTTAGGA GGTGTGGATCCTTCTATTCGAGCGGAAGTTTGGGAATTTCTTATTGGCTGCTACACCTTAAGTACTACAGCGGAATATAGGGGAAAACTAAGAGCTGCTCGAag GGAGAAATATCGTTATTTAATTAAGCAATGCCAGAGCATGCATACAAGCATTGGTACAGGTGAGCTTGCATATGCTGTTGGATCAAAGCTGATGGATGTCAGGACCTTGCCCAAAGAAACTGAAGGTGGAGAAGTCAGCACAAGTCAGCAAGCTGAACATGAAGTGCCTTGCAGTTTAGCAGAAAATTCGAATTTGATTTATGGTTCTGGTTGCACAACGCGGCCCCATAAAAGGAAAATTTGTAGTAAATCAGCTGAAACAGTTGGTTTCAATCAACATAATGATAACTCTAGAGGTTCTGGAGATTGTGATGTCATTGGTGAACCAAGGTATGACAGTGATGCCTTCATCGATTTTCCTTCCCTAACTGGTACAAACTTGGTCGCAAATGGTGACGGGGATAGCAATGGAGTTGAAGAAAATCCTTGCAATTTCTTGGTCTCTGAACATAGAGTAAGGCCCCATGATGAACACATGCACAGCTTCCAGATCAATAATAACATAGATCTCATAATAGAGTCAAATACATTCTCCAATGATATATTTCGACCTAGCAGTAGTGACTCAGCCATCTTTCACTCAGATGCGTACAAGCATGATAGATGGTTAGACGATACTGGCTATAGTGAAGAAATTATAGATTCCTTGAGGATatctgatgcaccagaatcagatTTAGTTGATGGAATGAAATCAAATGGTTCAATAGCTGACAAAGATAGAGTCTCTGAATGGCTTTGGACACTGCATCGAATTG TGGTTGATGTGGTGAGAACAGATAGCCACCTTGATTTCTATGGAGAATCAAGGAATATGGCTAGAATGTCTGATATACTTGCTGTTTATGCATGGGTTGATCCTTCCACTGGATACTGTCAAG GTATGAGTGATCTGCTGTCACCTTTTGTTGTCATATATGAGGATGATGCAGATGCCTTTTGGTGCTTTGAGATGCTACTGAGAAGGATG CGTGAAAATTTCCAGATGGAGGGACCAACAGGAGTTATGAAGCAATTGCAAGCATTGTGGAAGATAATGGAACTGACAGATGCTGAATTATTTGAACATTTTTCGGCAATTGGTGCTGAAAGCCTTCATTTTGCTTTTCGGATGCTGCTAGTCCTTTTTCGTCGAGAGCTGTCCTTTGAGGAATCACTTATCATGTGGGAG ATGATGTGGGCTGCTGATTTTGATGAAGAAGCAGTCAGGCATTTAGAAGAGAACTGCCTAGAACCATTGCTAGTAGATCTGAGCAATGGCTTATCATCTGAAGTCAAAGAAGTGCATCGGATCAACAGTTCCACAAGAAGAAAACCCAGAACCAGGAAATGCCATAGTAGAAATGGTGAAATCTGTGGAGCTTGCCACCCTGGAATGAAATCTAGTACAAGAAATCATCTCTGTGGCTTGTCCGGTGCTACAATATGGGCAAGACCTCAGCAGATGCCACATCCAAGTGCAAGTGTGCTAGCAAAGGGTGGAGATTATGAACTTCCTATATTCTGTGTGGCGGCTATCTTGATAATTAACCGCCAGAAGATAATAAGAGGGACTCACTCAATAGATGATGCGATCAAG ATGTTCAATGATAATGTGCTCAAAATAAATGTAAAAAGATGTGTACGCTTGGCAATCAAGCTAAGGAAGAAGTACTTGTACAAG TCATTGAAAGGTGGCTCTAGTGATGATAAAGAAAGCTGA
- the LOC103649936 gene encoding small G protein signaling modulator 1 isoform X3, with protein sequence MPQVKSSYDGAGGDYIKWMCGAGGRPGGAMASLHRGVGSLVRDISDPCLNPSPVKGNRMLKPERWHACFDSDGKAICFRKALKFIVLGGVDPSIRAEVWEFLIGCYTLSTTAEYRGKLRAARREKYRYLIKQCQSMHTSIGTGELAYAVGSKLMDVRTLPKETEGGEVSTSQQAEHEVPCSLAENSNLIYGSGCTTRPHKRKICSKSAETVGFNQHNDNSRGSGDCDVIGEPRYDSDAFIDFPSLTGTNLVANGDGDSNGVEENPCNFLVSEHRVRPHDEHMHSFQINNNIDLIIESNTFSNDIFRPSSSDSAIFHSDAYKHDRWLDDTGYSEEIIDSLRISDAPESDLVDGMKSNGSIADKDRVSEWLWTLHRIVVDVVRTDSHLDFYGESRNMARMSDILAVYAWVDPSTGYCQGMSDLLSPFVVIYEDDADAFWCFEMLLRRMRENFQMEGPTGVMKQLQALWKIMELTDAELFEHFSAIGAESLHFAFRMLLVLFRRELSFEESLIMWEMMWAADFDEEAVRHLEENCLEPLLVDLSNGLSSEVKEVHRINSSTRRKPRTRKCHSRNGEICGACHPGMKSSTRNHLCGLSGATIWARPQQMPHPSASVLAKGGDYELPIFCVAAILIINRQKIIRGTHSIDDAIKMFNDNVLKINVKRCVRLAIKLRKKYLYKHSH encoded by the exons ATGCCCCAAGTGAAGTCCAGCTACGATGGCGCCGGCGGGGACTACATTAAGTGGATGTgcggcgccggcggccgcccgggCGGCGCCATGGCCAGCCTCCACCGCGGGGTGGGCTCCCTTGTTCGTGACATCAGCGACCCCTGCCTCAATCCCTCCCCAGTTAAG GGAAACAGAATGCTGAAACCAGAAAGATGGCACGCGTGTTTTGACAGTGACGGGAAGGCTATATGTTTCCGTAAAGCCCTTAAGTTCATTGTCTTAGGA GGTGTGGATCCTTCTATTCGAGCGGAAGTTTGGGAATTTCTTATTGGCTGCTACACCTTAAGTACTACAGCGGAATATAGGGGAAAACTAAGAGCTGCTCGAag GGAGAAATATCGTTATTTAATTAAGCAATGCCAGAGCATGCATACAAGCATTGGTACAGGTGAGCTTGCATATGCTGTTGGATCAAAGCTGATGGATGTCAGGACCTTGCCCAAAGAAACTGAAGGTGGAGAAGTCAGCACAAGTCAGCAAGCTGAACATGAAGTGCCTTGCAGTTTAGCAGAAAATTCGAATTTGATTTATGGTTCTGGTTGCACAACGCGGCCCCATAAAAGGAAAATTTGTAGTAAATCAGCTGAAACAGTTGGTTTCAATCAACATAATGATAACTCTAGAGGTTCTGGAGATTGTGATGTCATTGGTGAACCAAGGTATGACAGTGATGCCTTCATCGATTTTCCTTCCCTAACTGGTACAAACTTGGTCGCAAATGGTGACGGGGATAGCAATGGAGTTGAAGAAAATCCTTGCAATTTCTTGGTCTCTGAACATAGAGTAAGGCCCCATGATGAACACATGCACAGCTTCCAGATCAATAATAACATAGATCTCATAATAGAGTCAAATACATTCTCCAATGATATATTTCGACCTAGCAGTAGTGACTCAGCCATCTTTCACTCAGATGCGTACAAGCATGATAGATGGTTAGACGATACTGGCTATAGTGAAGAAATTATAGATTCCTTGAGGATatctgatgcaccagaatcagatTTAGTTGATGGAATGAAATCAAATGGTTCAATAGCTGACAAAGATAGAGTCTCTGAATGGCTTTGGACACTGCATCGAATTG TGGTTGATGTGGTGAGAACAGATAGCCACCTTGATTTCTATGGAGAATCAAGGAATATGGCTAGAATGTCTGATATACTTGCTGTTTATGCATGGGTTGATCCTTCCACTGGATACTGTCAAG GTATGAGTGATCTGCTGTCACCTTTTGTTGTCATATATGAGGATGATGCAGATGCCTTTTGGTGCTTTGAGATGCTACTGAGAAGGATG CGTGAAAATTTCCAGATGGAGGGACCAACAGGAGTTATGAAGCAATTGCAAGCATTGTGGAAGATAATGGAACTGACAGATGCTGAATTATTTGAACATTTTTCGGCAATTGGTGCTGAAAGCCTTCATTTTGCTTTTCGGATGCTGCTAGTCCTTTTTCGTCGAGAGCTGTCCTTTGAGGAATCACTTATCATGTGGGAG ATGATGTGGGCTGCTGATTTTGATGAAGAAGCAGTCAGGCATTTAGAAGAGAACTGCCTAGAACCATTGCTAGTAGATCTGAGCAATGGCTTATCATCTGAAGTCAAAGAAGTGCATCGGATCAACAGTTCCACAAGAAGAAAACCCAGAACCAGGAAATGCCATAGTAGAAATGGTGAAATCTGTGGAGCTTGCCACCCTGGAATGAAATCTAGTACAAGAAATCATCTCTGTGGCTTGTCCGGTGCTACAATATGGGCAAGACCTCAGCAGATGCCACATCCAAGTGCAAGTGTGCTAGCAAAGGGTGGAGATTATGAACTTCCTATATTCTGTGTGGCGGCTATCTTGATAATTAACCGCCAGAAGATAATAAGAGGGACTCACTCAATAGATGATGCGATCAAG ATGTTCAATGATAATGTGCTCAAAATAAATGTAAAAAGATGTGTACGCTTGGCAATCAAGCTAAGGAAGAAGTACTTGTACAAG CACAGTCATTGA
- the LOC103649936 gene encoding small G protein signaling modulator 1 isoform X1, whose amino-acid sequence MPQVKSSYDGAGGDYIKWMCGAGGRPGGAMASLHRGVGSLVRDISDPCLNPSPVKGNRMLKPERWHACFDSDGKAICFRKALKFIVLGGVDPSIRAEVWEFLIGCYTLSTTAEYRGKLRAARREKYRYLIKQCQSMHTSIGTGELAYAVGSKLMDVRTLPKETEGGEVSTSQQAEHEVPCSLAENSNLIYGSGCTTRPHKRKICSKSAETVGFNQHNDNSRGSGDCDVIGEPRYDSDAFIDFPSLTGTNLVANGDGDSNGVEENPCNFLVSEHRVRPHDEHMHSFQINNNIDLIIESNTFSNDIFRPSSSDSAIFHSDAYKHDRWLDDTGYSEEIIDSLRISDAPESDLVDGMKSNGSIADKDRVSEWLWTLHRIVVDVVRTDSHLDFYGESRNMARMSDILAVYAWVDPSTGYCQGMSDLLSPFVVIYEDDADAFWCFEMLLRRMRENFQMEGPTGVMKQLQALWKIMELTDAELFEHFSAIGAESLHFAFRMLLVLFRRELSFEESLIMWEMMWAADFDEEAVRHLEENCLEPLLVDLSNGLSSEVKEVHRINSSTRRKPRTRKCHSRNGEICGACHPGMKSSTRNHLCGLSGATIWARPQQMPHPSASVLAKGGDYELPIFCVAAILIINRQKIIRGTHSIDDAIKMFNDNVLKINVKRCVRLAIKLRKKYLYKSLKGGSSDDKES is encoded by the exons ATGCCCCAAGTGAAGTCCAGCTACGATGGCGCCGGCGGGGACTACATTAAGTGGATGTgcggcgccggcggccgcccgggCGGCGCCATGGCCAGCCTCCACCGCGGGGTGGGCTCCCTTGTTCGTGACATCAGCGACCCCTGCCTCAATCCCTCCCCAGTTAAG GGAAACAGAATGCTGAAACCAGAAAGATGGCACGCGTGTTTTGACAGTGACGGGAAGGCTATATGTTTCCGTAAAGCCCTTAAGTTCATTGTCTTAGGA GGTGTGGATCCTTCTATTCGAGCGGAAGTTTGGGAATTTCTTATTGGCTGCTACACCTTAAGTACTACAGCGGAATATAGGGGAAAACTAAGAGCTGCTCGAag GGAGAAATATCGTTATTTAATTAAGCAATGCCAGAGCATGCATACAAGCATTGGTACAGGTGAGCTTGCATATGCTGTTGGATCAAAGCTGATGGATGTCAGGACCTTGCCCAAAGAAACTGAAGGTGGAGAAGTCAGCACAAGTCAGCAAGCTGAACATGAAGTGCCTTGCAGTTTAGCAGAAAATTCGAATTTGATTTATGGTTCTGGTTGCACAACGCGGCCCCATAAAAGGAAAATTTGTAGTAAATCAGCTGAAACAGTTGGTTTCAATCAACATAATGATAACTCTAGAGGTTCTGGAGATTGTGATGTCATTGGTGAACCAAGGTATGACAGTGATGCCTTCATCGATTTTCCTTCCCTAACTGGTACAAACTTGGTCGCAAATGGTGACGGGGATAGCAATGGAGTTGAAGAAAATCCTTGCAATTTCTTGGTCTCTGAACATAGAGTAAGGCCCCATGATGAACACATGCACAGCTTCCAGATCAATAATAACATAGATCTCATAATAGAGTCAAATACATTCTCCAATGATATATTTCGACCTAGCAGTAGTGACTCAGCCATCTTTCACTCAGATGCGTACAAGCATGATAGATGGTTAGACGATACTGGCTATAGTGAAGAAATTATAGATTCCTTGAGGATatctgatgcaccagaatcagatTTAGTTGATGGAATGAAATCAAATGGTTCAATAGCTGACAAAGATAGAGTCTCTGAATGGCTTTGGACACTGCATCGAATTG TGGTTGATGTGGTGAGAACAGATAGCCACCTTGATTTCTATGGAGAATCAAGGAATATGGCTAGAATGTCTGATATACTTGCTGTTTATGCATGGGTTGATCCTTCCACTGGATACTGTCAAG GTATGAGTGATCTGCTGTCACCTTTTGTTGTCATATATGAGGATGATGCAGATGCCTTTTGGTGCTTTGAGATGCTACTGAGAAGGATG CGTGAAAATTTCCAGATGGAGGGACCAACAGGAGTTATGAAGCAATTGCAAGCATTGTGGAAGATAATGGAACTGACAGATGCTGAATTATTTGAACATTTTTCGGCAATTGGTGCTGAAAGCCTTCATTTTGCTTTTCGGATGCTGCTAGTCCTTTTTCGTCGAGAGCTGTCCTTTGAGGAATCACTTATCATGTGGGAG ATGATGTGGGCTGCTGATTTTGATGAAGAAGCAGTCAGGCATTTAGAAGAGAACTGCCTAGAACCATTGCTAGTAGATCTGAGCAATGGCTTATCATCTGAAGTCAAAGAAGTGCATCGGATCAACAGTTCCACAAGAAGAAAACCCAGAACCAGGAAATGCCATAGTAGAAATGGTGAAATCTGTGGAGCTTGCCACCCTGGAATGAAATCTAGTACAAGAAATCATCTCTGTGGCTTGTCCGGTGCTACAATATGGGCAAGACCTCAGCAGATGCCACATCCAAGTGCAAGTGTGCTAGCAAAGGGTGGAGATTATGAACTTCCTATATTCTGTGTGGCGGCTATCTTGATAATTAACCGCCAGAAGATAATAAGAGGGACTCACTCAATAGATGATGCGATCAAG ATGTTCAATGATAATGTGCTCAAAATAAATGTAAAAAGATGTGTACGCTTGGCAATCAAGCTAAGGAAGAAGTACTTGTACAAG TCATTGAAAGGTGGCTCTAGTGATGATAAAGAAAGCTGA